One Micromonospora sp. WMMD1120 genomic region harbors:
- a CDS encoding basic amino acid ABC transporter substrate-binding protein yields the protein MRFPTAVRQAGLVVAVAALALTAGCAKKDDSEVQANGVKLVQAGKLTVCTHLPYPPFQSKDASGTVTGFDVEVMDLVAKELGVQQTIIDTPFEGIKSGQDLNTGKCDAAAAGMTITDERRKVMDFSDPYFDATQAMLVKAGKPYTSLDDLRGKKVGVQAATTGRDYARKFEKEKGLQLVEFEDLAAEQQALANGQVEAAINDLPVWTEYLKKNPGGFQVAAEFDTGEQYGFSVKKDGNPELLKKINEALAKAKQDGTYNTIYEKWIGKRPSA from the coding sequence GTGAGGTTCCCAACCGCCGTCCGTCAGGCCGGCCTCGTCGTGGCCGTCGCCGCCCTCGCCCTGACGGCGGGATGCGCCAAGAAGGACGACAGCGAGGTTCAGGCGAACGGGGTCAAGCTGGTCCAGGCCGGCAAGTTGACCGTCTGCACCCACCTGCCGTACCCCCCGTTCCAGTCGAAGGACGCCAGCGGCACGGTGACCGGCTTCGACGTCGAGGTCATGGACCTGGTCGCCAAGGAGCTGGGCGTCCAGCAGACGATCATCGACACTCCGTTCGAGGGCATCAAGTCCGGTCAGGACCTGAACACCGGCAAGTGCGACGCCGCCGCCGCGGGCATGACGATCACCGACGAGCGGCGAAAGGTGATGGACTTCTCCGACCCGTACTTCGACGCCACCCAGGCCATGCTGGTGAAGGCCGGCAAGCCGTACACGTCGCTCGACGACCTCCGGGGCAAGAAGGTCGGTGTCCAGGCGGCCACCACCGGTCGCGACTACGCCCGCAAGTTCGAGAAGGAGAAGGGCCTCCAACTCGTCGAGTTCGAGGACCTCGCCGCCGAGCAGCAGGCGCTCGCCAACGGCCAGGTCGAGGCCGCCATCAACGACCTGCCGGTCTGGACGGAATACCTCAAGAAGAACCCGGGCGGGTTCCAGGTGGCGGCCGAGTTCGACACCGGCGAGCAGTACGGCTTCTCGGTGAAGAAGGACGGCAACCCCGAGCTGCTCAAAAAGATCAACGAGGCGCTGGCCAAGGCCAAGCAGGACGGCACGTACAACACGATCTACGAGAAGTGGATCGGTAAGCGGCCGAGCGCCTGA
- a CDS encoding multicopper oxidase domain-containing protein codes for MDDHAVGSHRHLSRRSLFATGALAAGAMGAAAPAIGSALGGSPARAAAGVTKKITIYAEQLPGNLFGYGLAPGQATVPGPVLEMYEGDTLEITLVNTTDQRLSIHPHGVDYSTDSDGSPFNASFNNPGETRTYVWRSHEMVAAAGRRYMPGSAGYWHYHDHAMGTDHGTAGVAKGLYGALIVRRRGDILPSKQFTAVFHDMTINNRMAPATPMFEANLGERVEWIAIGHGNLFHTFHLHAHRWADNRTGMLEGPSDPSLVVDNKDLNPGSSFGFQVLAGEGVGPGAWMYHCHVQSHSDGGMAGIFLVRNADGSMPPGAEEAIHRFQGHAHTHGS; via the coding sequence ATGGACGATCACGCCGTTGGCTCCCACCGCCACCTGTCCCGCCGATCACTGTTCGCCACCGGAGCGCTCGCCGCCGGGGCGATGGGCGCCGCCGCCCCGGCGATCGGCAGCGCCCTCGGAGGCAGCCCCGCCCGGGCCGCCGCGGGCGTCACCAAGAAGATCACCATCTACGCCGAGCAGTTGCCGGGCAACCTGTTCGGCTACGGCCTGGCGCCCGGCCAGGCCACCGTCCCCGGCCCGGTCCTCGAGATGTACGAGGGCGACACCCTGGAGATCACCCTGGTCAACACCACCGACCAGCGGCTGTCCATCCATCCGCACGGGGTGGACTACAGCACCGACTCCGACGGCAGCCCGTTCAACGCCTCGTTCAACAACCCCGGTGAGACACGGACGTACGTCTGGCGCTCGCACGAGATGGTGGCCGCCGCCGGCCGGCGGTACATGCCGGGCAGCGCGGGCTACTGGCACTACCACGATCACGCGATGGGCACCGACCACGGCACCGCCGGCGTCGCCAAGGGCCTCTACGGCGCGCTGATCGTCCGGCGGCGCGGCGACATCCTGCCGTCGAAGCAGTTCACCGCCGTGTTCCACGACATGACGATCAACAACCGGATGGCTCCGGCGACCCCGATGTTCGAGGCCAACCTGGGCGAGCGCGTCGAGTGGATCGCCATCGGCCACGGCAACCTGTTCCACACCTTCCACCTGCACGCGCACCGCTGGGCGGACAACCGCACCGGGATGCTGGAGGGGCCGAGCGACCCGAGCCTGGTCGTCGACAACAAGGACCTCAACCCGGGCAGCTCGTTCGGTTTCCAGGTGCTGGCCGGGGAGGGCGTCGGGCCCGGCGCGTGGATGTACCACTGCCACGTGCAGAGCCACTCCGACGGCGGCATGGCCGGCATCTTCCTGGTGCGCAACGCCGACGGCAGCATGCCGCCGGGCGCCGAGGAGGCGATCCACCGGTTCCAGGGCCACGCCCACACGCACGGAAGCTGA
- a CDS encoding Fur family transcriptional regulator, with protein sequence MTTDFEAQLRAASLRVTRPRLAVLAALRDHPHIATDAVIALVRADHPTISHQAVYDVLRVLTDTGLVRRIQPAGAIARYESRVADNHHHIVCRSCGAIADVDCAVGHAPCLTASDDHGFVVDEAEVVYWGTCPDCATARTPQRSASSEGSS encoded by the coding sequence GTGACGACCGACTTCGAGGCGCAACTTCGGGCCGCCTCGTTGCGCGTGACCCGACCACGGTTGGCGGTGCTCGCGGCGCTGCGCGACCACCCGCACATCGCCACCGACGCGGTGATCGCGCTGGTCCGGGCCGATCACCCCACGATCTCCCACCAGGCCGTCTACGACGTGCTGCGGGTGCTCACCGACACGGGCCTGGTGCGACGCATCCAGCCCGCCGGGGCGATCGCCCGCTACGAGTCCCGCGTCGCGGACAACCACCACCACATCGTGTGCCGCTCCTGCGGCGCCATCGCCGACGTCGACTGCGCCGTCGGTCACGCCCCCTGTCTCACCGCCTCCGACGACCACGGCTTCGTGGTCGACGAGGCGGAGGTCGTCTACTGGGGCACCTGCCCCGACTGCGCGACCGCCCGCACGCCCCAGAGATCCGCAAGCTCGGAAGGAAGTTCATGA
- a CDS encoding amino acid ABC transporter ATP-binding protein produces the protein MTTTPNRPAVEIRDLHKSFGSLEVLKGIDFEVGQGEVVCVIGPSGSGKSTLLRCVDLLEQPTAGTIWVNGVEMTDPDVEIDAVRRGIGMVFQSFNLFPHLTVLNNLTVAQRKVLRRGRAEAERIARANLERVGLTDKADVFPAQLSGGQQQRAAIARSLSMEPKLMLFDEPTSALDPELVGDVLTVMRALAEDGMTMMVVTHEMAFARDVADRVVFMDGGVVVEQGPPQEVLGAPKHERTRAFLSRVLDPTHVAQLGQPDQAPEPPQAPSLPTDDRHQL, from the coding sequence ATGACGACCACGCCCAACCGCCCCGCGGTGGAGATCCGTGACCTGCACAAGTCCTTCGGGTCGTTGGAGGTGCTCAAGGGCATCGACTTCGAGGTCGGCCAGGGCGAGGTGGTCTGTGTCATCGGGCCGTCCGGCTCCGGCAAGTCGACGCTGCTGCGCTGCGTCGACCTGTTGGAGCAGCCGACGGCCGGCACGATCTGGGTGAACGGGGTCGAGATGACCGACCCGGACGTCGAGATCGACGCGGTCCGTCGGGGCATCGGCATGGTCTTCCAGTCGTTCAACCTGTTCCCGCACCTGACCGTCCTGAACAACCTCACCGTCGCGCAGCGCAAGGTGCTGCGACGTGGCCGCGCCGAGGCCGAGCGGATCGCGCGGGCCAACCTGGAGCGGGTCGGCCTGACCGACAAGGCCGATGTCTTCCCGGCGCAGCTCTCCGGCGGGCAGCAGCAGCGGGCGGCGATCGCCCGGTCGTTGTCGATGGAGCCGAAGCTGATGCTCTTCGACGAGCCGACCTCCGCGCTCGACCCGGAGCTGGTCGGCGACGTGCTCACCGTCATGCGCGCGCTGGCCGAGGACGGCATGACGATGATGGTGGTCACCCACGAGATGGCGTTCGCCCGTGACGTGGCCGACCGGGTGGTCTTCATGGACGGTGGTGTGGTGGTCGAGCAGGGGCCACCGCAGGAGGTGCTGGGCGCGCCGAAGCACGAACGGACCCGTGCGTTCCTCTCCCGGGTCCTCGACCCGACTCATGTCGCCCAACTCGGGCAGCCGGACCAGGCGCCGGAGCCGCCGCAGGCGCCCAGCCTGCCGACGGACGACCGCCACCAGCTCTGA
- the katG gene encoding catalase/peroxidase HPI: MSDTQDNGPVSAQGVDQKAAAGCPVAHDSVTAHGSESENPAIDSPTPKTGGRPRTNRDWWPNQLDLSVLHAHSPKGNPLGADFSYAREFAKLDVEALKRDIVEVLTTSQDWWPADFGHYGGLMIRMSWHAAGTYRIEDGRGGAGDGGQRFAPLNSWPDNANLDKARRLLWPVKQKYGQQISWADLLVLAGNVALESMGFKTFGFGFGREDVWEPEEIFWGPEDTWLGDERYTSEKEMSAGVGSTEMGLIYVNPEGPRGNADPAAAAHFIRETFGRMAMNDEETVALIAGGHTFGKTHGAGVADNHVGPEPEGAPLEAQGLGWLSTHGSGKGADTITSGLEVTWTDVPTQWSNRFFEILFGYEWELTTSPGGAKQWVAKDAEAIIPDPFDPSKKYKPTMLTTDLSLRVDPAYEKISRRFLENPDEFALAFAKAWYKLLHRDMGPIERFLGPWVAEPQLWQDPVPAVDHELVGDADVAALKAKVLESGLTTAQLVSTAWASAASFRNTDKRGGANGARIRLEPQRSWEVNQPEQLASVLSTLEGIQQEFNAAGGAKISLADLIVLAGSAAVEKAARDAGVEVTVPFRPGRTDASQEQTDVESFRVLEPRADGFRNYLRPGEKTQPEVLLIDRAYMLNLSAPEMTVLVGGLRSLGANTGGTQHGVLTDRPGVLTNDFFANLLSPGTRWAASKTDEHVYEIRDLATDEVKWTATAVDLIFGSNSQLRALAEVYASQDGRDKFVTDFVAAWTKVMELDRFDLV; encoded by the coding sequence ATGAGCGACACCCAGGACAACGGCCCCGTCAGCGCGCAGGGTGTGGACCAGAAGGCAGCCGCCGGCTGCCCGGTCGCGCACGACTCGGTGACCGCCCACGGCAGCGAGAGCGAGAACCCGGCGATCGACTCGCCGACCCCGAAGACCGGTGGCCGCCCGCGCACCAACCGTGACTGGTGGCCCAACCAGCTCGACCTCTCGGTGCTGCACGCCCACTCGCCCAAGGGCAACCCGCTGGGCGCGGACTTCAGCTACGCCAGGGAGTTCGCCAAGCTCGACGTCGAGGCGCTCAAGCGGGACATCGTCGAGGTGCTCACCACCTCGCAGGACTGGTGGCCGGCCGACTTCGGGCACTACGGCGGCCTGATGATCCGGATGAGCTGGCACGCCGCCGGCACGTACCGGATCGAGGACGGCCGCGGCGGGGCGGGCGACGGCGGGCAGCGGTTCGCGCCGCTGAACAGCTGGCCGGACAACGCCAACCTGGACAAGGCCCGCCGGCTGCTCTGGCCGGTCAAGCAGAAGTACGGCCAGCAGATCTCCTGGGCCGACCTGCTCGTGCTCGCCGGCAACGTCGCCCTGGAGTCGATGGGCTTCAAGACCTTCGGCTTCGGCTTCGGTCGCGAGGACGTGTGGGAGCCGGAGGAGATCTTCTGGGGTCCGGAGGACACCTGGCTGGGCGACGAGCGCTACACCTCCGAGAAGGAGATGTCCGCAGGCGTCGGCTCGACCGAGATGGGCCTCATCTACGTCAACCCGGAGGGTCCCCGCGGCAACGCGGACCCGGCGGCGGCGGCGCACTTCATCCGTGAGACCTTCGGCCGGATGGCGATGAACGACGAGGAGACCGTCGCCCTCATCGCCGGTGGCCACACCTTCGGCAAGACCCACGGCGCCGGTGTCGCCGACAACCACGTCGGTCCCGAGCCGGAGGGCGCCCCGCTGGAGGCGCAGGGCCTGGGCTGGCTGAGCACCCACGGCAGCGGCAAGGGCGCCGACACGATCACCAGCGGTCTCGAGGTGACGTGGACCGACGTGCCGACGCAGTGGAGCAACCGCTTCTTCGAGATCCTGTTCGGCTACGAGTGGGAGCTGACCACCAGCCCGGGTGGCGCGAAGCAGTGGGTCGCCAAGGACGCCGAGGCCATCATCCCGGACCCGTTCGACCCGTCGAAGAAGTACAAGCCGACGATGCTCACGACCGACCTGTCGCTGCGCGTCGACCCGGCGTACGAGAAGATCTCGCGCCGCTTCCTGGAGAACCCGGACGAGTTCGCGCTGGCCTTCGCCAAGGCGTGGTACAAGCTGCTGCACCGCGACATGGGCCCGATCGAGCGCTTCCTCGGACCGTGGGTGGCGGAGCCGCAACTGTGGCAGGACCCGGTGCCGGCCGTCGACCACGAGCTGGTGGGTGACGCCGACGTCGCCGCCCTCAAGGCCAAGGTGCTCGAGTCCGGTCTCACCACGGCCCAGTTGGTCTCCACCGCCTGGGCGTCCGCCGCGAGCTTCCGCAACACCGACAAGCGCGGTGGCGCCAACGGCGCGCGGATCCGCCTGGAGCCGCAGCGCAGCTGGGAGGTCAACCAGCCGGAGCAGCTGGCGAGCGTGCTGAGCACGCTCGAGGGCATCCAGCAGGAGTTCAACGCCGCCGGTGGGGCGAAGATCTCGCTGGCCGACCTGATCGTGCTGGCCGGCTCGGCCGCGGTGGAGAAGGCGGCGCGCGACGCCGGTGTCGAGGTGACAGTGCCGTTCCGGCCGGGCCGCACCGACGCCAGCCAGGAGCAGACCGACGTGGAGTCGTTCCGGGTCCTGGAGCCGCGTGCCGACGGGTTCCGTAACTACCTGCGTCCGGGCGAGAAGACCCAGCCGGAGGTGCTGCTCATCGACCGCGCCTACATGCTCAACCTCAGCGCGCCCGAGATGACCGTCCTCGTCGGCGGTCTGCGCTCCCTCGGCGCCAACACCGGTGGCACCCAGCACGGGGTCCTCACCGACCGGCCGGGCGTGCTCACCAACGACTTCTTCGCCAACCTGCTGTCGCCGGGCACCCGGTGGGCCGCGTCGAAGACCGACGAGCACGTGTACGAGATCCGCGACCTGGCCACCGACGAGGTGAAGTGGACGGCCACCGCTGTCGACCTCATCTTCGGGTCCAACTCGCAGCTGCGGGCCCTCGCGGAGGTCTACGCCAGCCAGGACGGCCGGGACAAGTTCGTCACCGACTTCGTGGCCGCCTGGACCAAGGTCATGGAGCTGGACCGCTTCGACCTGGTCTGA
- a CDS encoding amino acid ABC transporter permease codes for MKLRRRQRERLSLGLQYLVFIAVIAAVLFAADWGRLKDAFFRVDIIESMFPEIITVALRNTILYTLGAFAFGLVFGTILALMRLSRVAPYRWVATAYIELFRGLPALLVLFLVGYGIPIAFPEREIPGGVFGSIAIGLGLTAAAYMAETIRAGIQAVPKGQMEAARTLGMSHFTAMRTIVIPQAFRIVIPPLTNELILLTKDSSLAYVLGVTAQTIEVTKFGRDMLNDRVNATPLLVAGLAYLIITLPLSQVVRRLELRYAKAR; via the coding sequence GTGAAGCTGCGACGCCGCCAGCGGGAGCGGCTGTCCCTCGGGCTCCAGTACCTGGTGTTCATCGCCGTCATCGCCGCGGTGCTCTTCGCCGCGGACTGGGGTCGCCTGAAGGACGCGTTCTTCCGGGTCGACATCATCGAGTCGATGTTCCCGGAGATCATCACCGTCGCGCTGCGCAACACGATCCTCTACACCCTCGGCGCGTTCGCCTTCGGTCTCGTGTTCGGCACCATCCTCGCGCTGATGCGGTTGTCCCGGGTGGCGCCGTACCGCTGGGTGGCGACCGCGTACATCGAGCTGTTCCGGGGTCTGCCCGCGCTGCTGGTGCTCTTCCTCGTCGGGTACGGCATCCCGATCGCCTTCCCCGAGCGGGAGATTCCGGGCGGGGTGTTCGGTTCGATCGCCATCGGTCTCGGTCTGACCGCCGCGGCGTACATGGCGGAGACCATCCGGGCCGGCATCCAGGCCGTCCCCAAGGGACAGATGGAGGCGGCCCGGACGCTCGGCATGTCGCACTTCACCGCGATGCGCACGATCGTCATCCCGCAGGCGTTCCGGATCGTGATCCCGCCGCTGACGAACGAGTTGATCCTGCTCACCAAGGACTCGTCGCTGGCGTACGTGCTGGGTGTCACGGCGCAGACCATCGAGGTGACCAAGTTCGGTCGGGACATGCTGAACGACCGGGTGAACGCCACTCCGCTGCTGGTCGCCGGTCTCGCCTACCTGATCATCACGCTGCCGCTGTCCCAGGTGGTACGACGCCTCGAACTCCGTTACGCCAAGGCTCGGTGA